The following proteins are encoded in a genomic region of Montipora foliosa isolate CH-2021 chromosome 8, ASM3666993v2, whole genome shotgun sequence:
- the LOC138013385 gene encoding uncharacterized protein, translating to MEQFPAESSSYPAHRKYYRRLQYPSLYGEQEEHTYLQAEKKRPRYDAYEVEKQDNSEAKRKPTLQNAPSFTEKEFNGVEVSNLISPPSYFTCEEENDTFPRPSLPLYSLHSVFERPFFQNRELEGASQTNDLPLPNVNHHIGSWAFQPNRMDQSEDSSHGNVLNCSSCPKHCPRICQEPQDAFPSFTAFREKRQRPGVIMVPVSRNKKINEAAVTHVPLQPEDSFTSKKEDRYFRKIMDKTKATFTLTESDWQMIIIKNFPSGGRLLGGDWTKIFHSKLKQSNPWCNLRFKNNHVRSENSRKRQSAPFFRGSGECKRPECGLKLKFYIQEEKGKYVDISYSGDICHKFKN from the exons ATGGAACAATTTCCAGCAGAGTCGAGCTCGTATCCAGCCCACCGGAAATATTATCGCAGATTACAGTATCCAAGTCTTTATGGAGAACAAGAAGAACATACCTATCTTCAGGCTGAGAAGAAACGGCCTCGTTATGATGCTTATGAAGTTGAGAAACAAGACAACTCAGAAGCCAAAAGAAAACCCACCCTCCAAAATGCACCTAGCTTTACGGAGAAAGAG TTTAATGGCGTTGAGGTCAGTAACCTTATTTCTCCACCTTCTTATTTCACTTGTGAAGAAGAAAACGATACATTCCCTCGTCCAAGTCTGCCTCTTTACAGTTTGCATTCTGTGTTCGAAAGGCCATTCTTTCAAAACAGAGAGCTCGAAGGTGCATCACAGACGAATGACCTCCCCTTGCCAAATGTTAATCATCACATAGGTTCCTGGGCATTCCAACCGAACAGAATGGACCAGTCAGAAGATTCGTCACACGGCAATGTATTAAATTGCTCCTCGTGTCCAAAACACTGCCCTCGTATCTGTCAGGAGCCTCAAGATGCGTTTCCAAGCTTTACCGCTTTTCGTGAGAAACGACAGCGCCCAGGCGTCATTATGGTCCCTGTGAGCCGCAACAAGAAGATAAACGAAGCAGCGGTCACCCATGTACCTTTACAG CCCGAAGACAGCTTTACTTCCAAGAAAGAAGATAGATATTTTCGCAAGATCATGGACAAGACAAAGGCAACATTCACTCTTACTGAATCTGACTGGCAAATGATTATCATCAAGAATTTCCCAAGCGGGGGACGTTTGCTAGGTGGGGACTGGACCAAGATCTTCCACTCTAAACTGAAACAGAGTAACCCTTGGTGCAATTTACGCTTCAAGAATAATCACGTGAGGTCTGAAAATTCGCGTAAGCGGCAATCAGCGCCGTTTTTCCGTGGATCTGGGGAATGTAAGCGCCCTGAGTGCGGCCTTAAGTTGAAATTCTACATCCAGGAGGAGAAAGGAAAGTATGTCGATATCAGCTATTCAGGCGATATTTGCCACAAATTCAAGAATTAG